From Methanomassiliicoccales archaeon:
GCCATCGTCCAAGCGTCGATTGGATCGGATCTTAGGCAGGTTTCGTTCGAGACCTCAGAAAGGCTTGAATAACGCCATTCGTTTGTCTATAGCAGTGGTCGAGTGAGCAAGGACGCCTTCAACTCCCTGGTCATAGGTCGCTTCCAACCATTTCACAAAGGTCACCTGGAGGTCATCCGCACCATCGCCCGGGAATGCGACTCAGTTACCATCTGCATCGGCAGCGCGCAATGCTCGCACACCTTCGACAACCCGTTCACAGCTGGTGAGCGCCATCTGATGATATCCCGGGCTCTCAAAGAAGAAGGCTTGGAGAACTACTTCCTGGTGCCCATCGTGGATGTTAATCGCTACGCTGTGTGGGTGGCGCACGTGGTCTCTCTCGTCCCTCCGTTCAAGGCCATCTATTCCAACAATCCCCTGACCCGCCGTCTTTTCGAGGAGGCGGGCTGCGAGGTGCGCGCTTCGCCCATGTTCAACCGGGAGATCTACTCTGGAACGGAGATCAGGAGGCGCATGGTCTCCAATGAGAAGTGGCAAGGTCTCGTGCCTCCGGCCGTGGTCCGGGTGATCGAGGACATCGATGGCGTGGGCAGATTGAAGGAGCTCACTGAAGGCACTCCGCCCCGGAGGAATGGCGATGAACCTGGCGAAGGAAGTTGGGAAGACAGCTAGGGAAAAAGGAAAGACCATCGCCCTGGCGGAATCCATCACCGGTGGATTGGTCGGCAGCCTGATGACGGACGAGCCCGGAGCATCGGACTACTTCCTGGCCAGCCTGGTTACCTACAGCAATGAATCGAAGACCAAGTTGCTGGGAGTGAAGGGATCAACTCTGCGCGATCACGGTGCGGTCAGTGCGCAGGTCGCGAAGGAGATGGCGACCGGCGCCCGCTTGCTCACCGGCTCTGACATTGGGGCGGCATGCACGGGCATCGCTGGGCCAGATGGAGGCTCGGAGGACAAACCGGTCGGTCTGGTCTATTTGGCCATAGACGATGGGAAGAAGGTCCGGTCGGAGAAGAGATTGTTCCTCGGTGACCGCTGGGCCATCAAGTGCCAGACGGCCGTGCGGTTGCTGGAAATGATTCGGAATTCGTTGAAGGATATCGAATGATCTCCTGATCGAGTGGGGGAGATCGATATCATCCCAGCCGGATTCCGCTCAGCAATAAGTTCTTTAAATGCCCAGGATGATTATCTGGCGTAAGGTGCTGGGAATGAATTCTAAGGTGAGGAGGATCCCGACTGGGGTGGCGGATTTCGATTCTATCATCAAGGGCGGCATGCCGATCGGTTCCACGGTACTATTGCTGGGTGAGCTTGGTGCAGGCCAAGTGGAGTTCGCCTACACCTCGGCCGCGAAGCTCGCTTTGGTAAAGGAGAACCCGCAGTCCGCCTCCTACTTCCTAGGCCACGACGCCAGCGACCAGTTCATGCCGAAGAAGATATGCTATGTGACCTTCTCCCGCTCCCGCGAGGACATCTTGCAGGAGATAAAGGTCTCCTTCAACGCCGATTTCTACGAGGCGTTCGAACGCAACGTGATCTTCAAGGATTTCTCCAGCATGTATTTCAAGAAGACCGTGGTGCCTAAGAGCTGGGGAGGCGAGGCCTCTTCCATCTTCGCTGGCTATGGCGAGGAGAACCTCCTGGAAGCCTTGATCAACTTCATGGACGAGAACGCTCCGGACTCGCTCCTCATCATCGACTCCATTACCGATCTGGCGGTCTCAGCGAACATAGATACCGTGGACCTGGTGGCGGTGCTACGCGGCATGCAGAGAGTGGCAAAAAAGTGGAACGGCATCGTTTATCTCATCCTCACCCGGGACATCCTGGATGAGAGGAAGCAACTAATGGTCATGGATAGCGTGGACGGTGCCCTGGTATTCGAATGGAGCAAGTTCGCGCAGACCTCCCGAAGACAGCGCTACTTGTATGTGGAGAAGTTCATGAGCATTCTCCCCCACCTGGACAAGGAGCGCATCGCGAGGTTCGCCACCGTGGTCACGGCAGAGAGCGGTCTGGTGGTCATTGACACCGAGAGAGTGGGGTGAGGGCATGGTTGACAGGATCAGAAGCGGTATCGAGGGCATGGATGAGATGCTGGAGGGAGGATTCCCCAAATCGCACATGGTGGTGGTCATGGGCTCGTTCGGTACGGGCAAGACCACCCTCGGGTTGCAGTTCCTGAACCAGGGGTTGAAGGATGGTGAAAAGGGCATCTACATCACCCTGGAAGAGGACGAGCGATCGATCATCGACGATGCCAGAGCGTTCGGCTGGGACCTGAAGCCCCATATGGATGGCAAGAAGCTGGTCATCGTGAAGCTCGAACCGACGGACGCCAAGACCACCATCAGCCGCATCAAGAGCGAGCTACCGGAGTTCATCAAGGCCTTCGGTGCCACCCGCATCGTCATCGATTCCGTCTCGTTGCTCAACATGCTCTTCGACAACGAGCACGACAAGCGAGTGGCGCTGTTCAATCTCACGCAGCTGATCAAGAAGACCGGGGCGACCTGCATCATGACCGCCGAGGTGAAGGACGAGAACCCTCTGGCCACGCGCGACGGCCTGGCCGAGTACGTGTCCGATGGGGTGGTCGCCCTGCGCTACGTGGAAGTGGCGGACAAGAACGAGATGCAGCTCACCTTGCGCATCGTGAAGATGAGGCGCATCAAGCATTCCCGGAGGATAACCCCCTATGCCATCGGGGCAAGGGGCCTAGAGGTGCACGCGGGCGCCGAGCTGTGAGCCCGCCCGATCATCTTCTTGATGACGAATGTCATCCTCCCGTATCTGGAACGATGTACGGAAACAAAAGTAATATCTAGACCAATCCGATACAACCAGCGGTGCGAAGATGAAGCTTATCCGAACGGGCAAGGTCAAGCAGGTCTACGAGGTGGACGACAAGACGCTGGAGTTCGTGTTCACTGACAAGATCTCTGTCTTCGACAAGATCATCCCCACCGAGATACCCTTCAAAGGGGAAACCCTGTGTCGCACCGCCGCCTCCTGGTTCCAGCTTCTGAGGAAGGAGGGCATCCGCACGCATTTCCGTGAACTGGTGCCGCCCAACCGCATGCGGGTGAAGAGGGTCGACGTCATCTCGGACTACAGCAAGCTGCACTGCGGCCTGAGCAACTACCTCATCCCGATGGAGTTCATTTCCCGACAGTACGTAGCCGGTTCGCTCTTTGACCGGATCAAGGCCGGGGAGCTGGACGTGGAGGAGCTGGGCTTTCGCAAGGGCCAGGAACCGAAGTATGGCCAGAAGCTGCCCCGGCCGTTCTACGAGGCCACGACCAAGTTGGAGAAGGTGGATAGGCCGGTCAGCCTAGAGGAAGGCATCAAGATCTCCGGCATGACGCGCGAGGAATACGAACGGGTCATCGAGCTGGTGGCCAAGATCGACCTCCTCATCGCCTCCGAGGTGGAGGACCGTATGCTCATCCATGTGGATGGGAAGAAGGAGCTGGCCTTCGACGAGAAGCGCCGATTGATGGTGGTGGACACCTTCGGGACCTCGGACGAGGACCGCTGGTGGGATGAGGACGAGTATGCCAACGGGCATTGCCTCGAGCTCTCCAAGGAGGCGGTGCGCCAGCATTACCGAGAGATCGGCTACTATGACAAGCTGATGAAGGCGCGCAAGGCCAAGCAACCCGAACCACCCATCCCGCCGCTCCCAGAGGAGAAGGTCAAGGAGATTAGCGACCTCTACATCGAGATGTTCGAACGGATAACGGGCGAATCTTTCCGCTGAGCGATCGCCAGTCTCTCAGAAGCGGACGGCTGGATCGAACCTGAGAACGTTGCCTTCATCTTAGAAGGCACAGCGGTGGAGGCCTCTCCGTTCCGCTGCCTACTCCACCACGACCTCGATGACCTTGTTGCCTTCGGGACAGGACACCTCGCCGTGCACTTCCACTATGCGGTACTTGTTCCCCCTGCTCACTCCCACGGGATGACAGAGGCGGTAGCGATCGCAGCCGAGGTTGCGGCATTTGACCTCATCATAGGTGATGGTCGAACCCTCGAGCGCGAACTTCTGCCCCACCCCCACGGAAGCGCGCACCTTCTCCACCTCCACCACCCGAACGCCATCCTCATGCATCTTGCATTCGTGCTTGACGTCCCGCACCCCTCTTACCCGGTACGTTGTCCCGACATCCAGATTGAAGCAGACCGCCTTCAGCTTGCACTCGCGGCACTCCGAAACGAAGCCCTTGTAGATGAAGCAGATCCCTTCTTTCGCTTGCCTTTCGCCTATGAGTGTGACAGTTGCCATGACATCCCTTCCCTTCGATCAGATCACTCTGGTGATAGTGGCGATCTTCTCCGCGGCCTCATGGGTGAGGCCTTGATTGCCCAAAATCGTGAAGCGGTCCTTACGTATCTTATGGGCGGTCACGAGCGCTTCGATGACCTGTTCTTTGGTGATGCCCAGCTCCTTGGCCGAAGTGGGGGCGCCGATCTTCTGCAGGGCGGTGCGGATGCGCATCCAGTCGCCCCCATGCAGATACATCATCATGATGCAACCCACCCCGCACTGCTCGCCATGCAAAGCCTTGCCGGGCGCGATGAGGTCCAAAGCGTGAGAGAACATGTGCTCCGAGCCACTGGTCGGTCTGGACGAGCCGGCCACGCTCATGGATATGCCGGAGATGATGATCGGTCTGATGGCGATCCACACGCTCTCCTCCAGATTCGGCCGAATGAGATCGGCGTTGTCGATTATGGTCTGAGCGGTGTAGTTCGCCAGGGCAGCCGCGGAACGGGAGAACTCCTCGTGCCTCAGGCGACGGGCGAACTCCCAGTCCAACAACGCGGTGGAATTGGAAATGACATCGGCGCAGCCCGCTGCCAATAACCGATAGGGGGCTTTCATGATGACGGCCGTGTCGGCGATCACGCCCAAAGGCACTTTGGCCTCCAGGGAAAGAGGCACGCTGTTGTTCTTGATCGACGCCCGCCCAGAGGCGATGCCGTCGTGCGAGGCCGAGGTGGGAATGCTGAGGAATTCGATCCCCAGGTCCTTGGCCGCCATCTTGGCCAGATCGATCTTGCTTCCCCCTCCTACGCCCAGGAGGAAGCTGGCCTTGGCCTCCTTGGCCGCTGTCTCCACCCGGTTCAGGTTCTCGTAGCTGGCCTCGCCCGTCTCCACGATCTGCACCTCGTAACCTTTCTTGTGCAGACCATCGGTGATCTGGTCTCCGGCCACTTTACGCGTCTTTTCGCCCACGATCATCAGGGCTGTGCCGGACAGACCGAAGTCCCTGCAGACCTGCGGCACCGACTCGATAGCACCATGCCCTGCGAGCACGTTCCTGGGAAAAAGCATCGAGCGGGACTTTGTGAAGTCACCCTCATCCATCCAAGCACCTTTAGGTGAACCCTCATATATGCCTATCGTCTTTTCAACTTATCGGTGAGGACGAGATTTTTCGCTAATCTGGCTCGAAAGGGAGCGAGACGCAGCTATTGGTTTTGGGGCGGGATAGCGGCGCTTCCGTTTATCGCCCTCTCGGCGCTCGCCCTGCTTTTCCCGAAGCAGGTTTGGGAGGATTTCCTTTACCGTTACTTTTGGGGACCGGTGATCTCGGATGCGCAGGAGCACCCGGTGTCCGGGATCACGGAGGGTTACAACATCGTAAGCACGCTCATCTACGGCCTTCTGCTGGCGGTGGCCATCATGGTCATGTACAAGGCCGTCAAGCGCCTGCGCCTGCGGGTGGACGCTCGGTTCATCGGCGCCTGCCTGCTGATCTTCATCGTGGGGGGCGTGGCACGCGCCCTCGAGGACGCCCAGCTCTTTCGCGGCGGGGTGCAGTACTTCTTCATCTCGCCTTTGATCTACGTGCAGGTCGCGGGCATCTTCATCTTCACCATCGCCACGGCGTTGATAATCGAAAGGAAGGAGAAGAGGTTCGGACAGAGAACGCATTTCCTCACCTTCGCTATCCTGGTGGTGGGATTGCTGGCCACCTACTTTCTGATCACAGGTCTGGACTCGTCCGACCTCTCCAGCTCCCTGCCGTGGATGGTGCCCCTGGGATCTGGCATTGTCTGCTTGGCTCTCTGGCATCTGATGATACGGAAGGACTTCGGCCCCGTGGCGTCCAGCCTGGTATGCGTCGGCCTCCTCTGTCTCCTGATCGCCTCGGCCTTCGTGGTGCAGTTTCAATTCGACGCTTCCTGGAGGGCCGATTTCCAGGTCAGAACAGGAAGGAGCATCGACCCTCATGCCATGGAGTTCGTCGTCATCCTGACCTTGGCCACGGTCTGCACCTTGGGAGTGGCGCTGCTGGGCAAGTGGCTCAAGGGACGTCCTTGGGCGGTGGTGGCGCAGCCGATCAACCTGGCCATGTTCTTCGCTCACTTCCTTGATGGATCGGCCACCTTCCGCGGCGTCGACATCTACGGCTATTCTGAGAAGCACGTTCTGCCGACATTTCTGATCGACCTTGCTGGAACCGCTGCCGTGGTCCTGCTTTTCAAATTGCTACTGGTGCTGGTCCTCATCTGGGTGCTCGATTTCCTCTTCGCCAAGGATCTGGA
This genomic window contains:
- a CDS encoding nicotinamide-nucleotide adenylyltransferase yields the protein MSKDAFNSLVIGRFQPFHKGHLEVIRTIARECDSVTICIGSAQCSHTFDNPFTAGERHLMISRALKEEGLENYFLVPIVDVNRYAVWVAHVVSLVPPFKAIYSNNPLTRRLFEEAGCEVRASPMFNREIYSGTEIRRRMVSNEKWQGLVPPAVVRVIEDIDGVGRLKELTEGTPPRRNGDEPGEGSWEDS
- a CDS encoding CinA family protein; the encoded protein is MNLAKEVGKTAREKGKTIALAESITGGLVGSLMTDEPGASDYFLASLVTYSNESKTKLLGVKGSTLRDHGAVSAQVAKEMATGARLLTGSDIGAACTGIAGPDGGSEDKPVGLVYLAIDDGKKVRSEKRLFLGDRWAIKCQTAVRLLEMIRNSLKDIE
- a CDS encoding KaiC domain-containing protein, with the protein product MVDRIRSGIEGMDEMLEGGFPKSHMVVVMGSFGTGKTTLGLQFLNQGLKDGEKGIYITLEEDERSIIDDARAFGWDLKPHMDGKKLVIVKLEPTDAKTTISRIKSELPEFIKAFGATRIVIDSVSLLNMLFDNEHDKRVALFNLTQLIKKTGATCIMTAEVKDENPLATRDGLAEYVSDGVVALRYVEVADKNEMQLTLRIVKMRRIKHSRRITPYAIGARGLEVHAGAEL
- a CDS encoding phosphoribosylaminoimidazolesuccinocarboxamide synthase, encoding MKLIRTGKVKQVYEVDDKTLEFVFTDKISVFDKIIPTEIPFKGETLCRTAASWFQLLRKEGIRTHFRELVPPNRMRVKRVDVISDYSKLHCGLSNYLIPMEFISRQYVAGSLFDRIKAGELDVEELGFRKGQEPKYGQKLPRPFYEATTKLEKVDRPVSLEEGIKISGMTREEYERVIELVAKIDLLIASEVEDRMLIHVDGKKELAFDEKRRLMVVDTFGTSDEDRWWDEDEYANGHCLELSKEAVRQHYREIGYYDKLMKARKAKQPEPPIPPLPEEKVKEISDLYIEMFERITGESFR
- a CDS encoding UPF0179 family protein, with translation MATVTLIGERQAKEGICFIYKGFVSECRECKLKAVCFNLDVGTTYRVRGVRDVKHECKMHEDGVRVVEVEKVRASVGVGQKFALEGSTITYDEVKCRNLGCDRYRLCHPVGVSRGNKYRIVEVHGEVSCPEGNKVIEVVVE
- a CDS encoding NAD(P)-dependent glycerol-1-phosphate dehydrogenase gives rise to the protein MDEGDFTKSRSMLFPRNVLAGHGAIESVPQVCRDFGLSGTALMIVGEKTRKVAGDQITDGLHKKGYEVQIVETGEASYENLNRVETAAKEAKASFLLGVGGGSKIDLAKMAAKDLGIEFLSIPTSASHDGIASGRASIKNNSVPLSLEAKVPLGVIADTAVIMKAPYRLLAAGCADVISNSTALLDWEFARRLRHEEFSRSAAALANYTAQTIIDNADLIRPNLEESVWIAIRPIIISGISMSVAGSSRPTSGSEHMFSHALDLIAPGKALHGEQCGVGCIMMMYLHGGDWMRIRTALQKIGAPTSAKELGITKEQVIEALVTAHKIRKDRFTILGNQGLTHEAAEKIATITRVI
- a CDS encoding DUF63 family protein; the encoded protein is MRTRFFANLARKGARRSYWFWGGIAALPFIALSALALLFPKQVWEDFLYRYFWGPVISDAQEHPVSGITEGYNIVSTLIYGLLLAVAIMVMYKAVKRLRLRVDARFIGACLLIFIVGGVARALEDAQLFRGGVQYFFISPLIYVQVAGIFIFTIATALIIERKEKRFGQRTHFLTFAILVVGLLATYFLITGLDSSDLSSSLPWMVPLGSGIVCLALWHLMIRKDFGPVASSLVCVGLLCLLIASAFVVQFQFDASWRADFQVRTGRSIDPHAMEFVVILTLATVCTLGVALLGKWLKGRPWAVVAQPINLAMFFAHFLDGSATFRGVDIYGYSEKHVLPTFLIDLAGTAAVVLLFKLLLVLVLIWVLDFLFAKDLERYPNLSNIIKFGVIFLGLAPGVRDILRISIGV